The Candidatus Synechococcus calcipolaris G9 nucleotide sequence ATCATGACTGCGGAGCCTTTGCCGATTTTGCGCTCAATGAGGTTCCATAATTCCTCTCGAACCAAGGCAGAAACTCGACCGGCAAAAACACCACTCTTTATCTCAAAAAGCCATCGGCTAAGTTCTCCCTTGAGAGAAGGCTTAACATTTTCTAGAATAATAATCACCATTTTGGTTATCCCTCCGGAATTGACCAGTTTTTGCCGCCTTCTACGGAGTCGAGAACATCATCCCAAAGAAGACAAAGGGGTTCTGAATCATCACTGCTGCCAAATCCAAGAACTGAGTCAATGTCATGGACGAGACGAGGCATGAGCCGATAGCTGGTGAAGCGATCTCGGCATTTGCGGCGGATGATGCTATCGAACTCTGAAGGGCGTGCCTCAGCAGTGGCTTCAAAGGCAGCAGGAATCGTAGTTTCGCCTTTGTATAAATCGGCAACATCATAAACAAACGATAGGGGCTTGCCAGTATGGATAAAGCCTAGGGCTGGGGAATACCCGACGGATTGAATGGCAGCTTGGCAAACTGCATAGAGGTAGGCATTGGCAATAGAGAGGGCTTTGTTGATGGGGTCTGCGGCATTCCAATCGCTTTGCTTATAATCTCGACCCGTCCATTCAATGCCTGTTTCCTTACTCCAGCGTTGATAGAGAGTCCTGACCCGCACTCCTTCATGTCCTCTAATCTGCTGAAGGGATAGGTCTTCACTCAGGGGTTCCTGAAACCGAAACATATACATTCGCCGCACGACCGCCAATCGTTGAATGGAGTCAGCCCAAAGGGAAACTTGGTGAAGTAAGCGATTGGTATTGTTTGCGCCCGATCGCCCATGGGCATAAAAGCGAGAAAGATTTTCACCCACCCACTGAATATTACAGGTATTATCGGCAAGGGCTTTAATCGCGGCATGGGTGATGGAGGTTCCAGGGCCCAGTAATAGGGTGGCAATGGCTGCACAGGGAATTAAGTATTTACTGTCTTCCTTGAAAATGACAATGGCTTGCTGGTCTTGTTCAATGCGGCAATGCTCAAAGTAAATAAAGCTGATGCGATCGCGGTTTTTGGGTA carries:
- the cas2e gene encoding type I-E CRISPR-associated endoribonuclease Cas2e, producing the protein MVIIILENVKPSLKGELSRWLFEIKSGVFAGRVSALVREELWNLIERKIGKGSAVMIYAQNTEQGFGAKTFGVPSRTLEDIDGVLLVKIQQ
- the cas1e gene encoding type I-E CRISPR-associated endonuclease Cas1e, which encodes MKNLRTLPKNRDRISFIYFEHCRIEQDQQAIVIFKEDSKYLIPCAAIATLLLGPGTSITHAAIKALADNTCNIQWVGENLSRFYAHGRSGANNTNRLLHQVSLWADSIQRLAVVRRMYMFRFQEPLSEDLSLQQIRGHEGVRVRTLYQRWSKETGIEWTGRDYKQSDWNAADPINKALSIANAYLYAVCQAAIQSVGYSPALGFIHTGKPLSFVYDVADLYKGETTIPAAFEATAEARPSEFDSIIRRKCRDRFTSYRLMPRLVHDIDSVLGFGSSDDSEPLCLLWDDVLDSVEGGKNWSIPEG